The Rhodobium gokarnense genomic interval GCAGGATTTCTCCACCATCGCCCCCTACACCATCGAGGAAGCCTATGAGGTGGCCGACGCGATCGATCGCGGCGACCGCGGCGATCTTTGCGACGAGCTTGGCGACCTGCTCCTCCAGGTGGTCTTCCATGCGCGCATGGCGGAGGAAGAAAAGAGCTTTGATTTCAGCGATGTGGTGCTGGCGGTGAACCGCAAGATGGTGCGCCGGCACCCGCATGTCTTCGGCGATGCGGAGGCGCGCACCTCCGGCATGTCGAAGGCCCAGTGGGAGGCGATCAAGGCGGTCGAAAAACGCGAAAAGGCCGAGCGTCACGGCGATGCGGCAACGCGCAGCATCCTCGATGACGTGACCGTCGCCCTGCCCGCGCTCACCCGCGCCGTCAAGCTGCAGCAGCGCGCCGGCCGCGTCG includes:
- the mazG gene encoding nucleoside triphosphate pyrophosphohydrolase encodes the protein MEPSRDISRLLEIMAALRTPGTGCPWDLEQDFSTIAPYTIEEAYEVADAIDRGDRGDLCDELGDLLLQVVFHARMAEEEKSFDFSDVVLAVNRKMVRRHPHVFGDAEARTSGMSKAQWEAIKAVEKREKAERHGDAATRSILDDVTVALPALTRAVKLQQRAGRVGFDWNDVRAVIAKLHEELGELEAEMAASEPVQERIEEEVGDLLFVVANLARHLDVDPEKALRGTNDKFRDRFRHIEAGLKDAGKTPEDATLEEMEALWQAAKKPKNA